Proteins from a genomic interval of Spiroplasma diminutum CUAS-1:
- a CDS encoding MBL fold metallo-hydrolase, producing the protein MNKELKVFKYRSMNDANAYLLINKDTNKAILIDGGYQEKVILDFIETNKLQLTDIFITHFHHDHIVSVDQIALKTSAKIHIHQAELESLFNEQINGSQYGFLVDFQNKNIQFDIFNKEEVLEINDYKIQIFPKGGHTKGTSFYLIDNDKLFIGDTLFINGIGYHKKMFENIKHPLKLMFDLTCDDSLFFESILSIKENYSNCLLYPGHWEEGFKIDDVLNNSSHPYHSIKK; encoded by the coding sequence ATGAATAAAGAACTAAAAGTTTTTAAATATAGATCTATGAATGATGCAAATGCATATTTATTAATTAATAAAGATACTAATAAAGCTATTTTAATTGATGGAGGATATCAAGAAAAAGTAATTTTGGATTTTATAGAAACAAATAAATTACAATTAACAGATATATTTATAACTCATTTTCATCATGATCATATAGTATCAGTTGATCAAATAGCTTTAAAAACAAGTGCAAAAATTCATATACATCAAGCAGAACTTGAATCACTATTTAATGAACAAATAAATGGGTCACAATATGGATTTTTAGTTGATTTTCAAAATAAGAATATTCAATTTGACATATTTAACAAAGAAGAAGTACTTGAAATAAATGATTATAAAATTCAAATATTTCCAAAAGGTGGGCATACAAAAGGAACTAGCTTTTATTTGATAGATAATGATAAATTATTTATTGGAGATACTTTATTCATAAATGGAATTGGGTATCATAAAAAAATGTTCGAGAATATAAAACATCCTTTAAAACTAATGTTTGATTTAACTTGTGATGATAGTTTATTTTTTGAATCAATATTATCTATTAAAGAAAATTATTCAAATTGTCTATTATATCCAGGACATTGAGAAGAGGGTTTTAAAATAGATGATGTATTAAATAATTCATCACATCCTTATCATTCAATAAAAAAATAA
- the rpsB gene encoding 30S ribosomal protein S2, with translation MAKDLTREQLWDAGAQFGHQTKRWNPKMKPYIYGAKNKNHVIDLQQTIWRLEDVKKYVTSIGQKKEKIIFVGTKRSAKNAVKEAALRSGNFFVNSRWLGGTLTNMKTISLRIKTLWDIENEEKTGKINLRPKKEQILIRKEKAKLEKTLGGIKQMHKLPAAMFVVDPKTDEIAVKEARKLRIPVIAICDTNVDPDMVDFVIPANDDIQESVNIITNFIVDVYADAAGIKMQPSNLKVVAQKKEDRQNVEGNRSYTPRHNDSNGEKTTTPRKAVVKKEETK, from the coding sequence ATGGCAAAAGACTTAACAAGAGAACAGTTATGAGATGCTGGAGCTCAATTTGGACATCAAACTAAACGTTGAAATCCAAAAATGAAACCATATATTTATGGAGCAAAAAATAAAAATCACGTGATTGATTTACAACAAACAATTTGAAGATTAGAAGATGTTAAAAAATACGTTACTTCAATTGGACAAAAAAAAGAAAAAATTATTTTTGTTGGAACAAAAAGAAGTGCTAAAAATGCAGTTAAAGAAGCTGCATTAAGAAGTGGAAATTTCTTTGTAAATTCAAGATGATTAGGTGGAACATTAACAAATATGAAAACTATTTCATTAAGAATTAAAACTTTATGAGATATTGAAAATGAAGAAAAAACAGGAAAAATTAATTTAAGACCTAAAAAAGAACAAATTTTAATTAGAAAAGAAAAAGCTAAATTAGAAAAAACTTTAGGTGGAATTAAACAAATGCATAAATTACCTGCAGCAATGTTTGTAGTTGATCCAAAAACTGATGAAATTGCAGTTAAAGAAGCAAGAAAACTAAGAATTCCAGTTATTGCAATTTGTGATACAAACGTTGATCCAGACATGGTAGACTTTGTAATTCCTGCAAATGATGATATTCAAGAATCAGTAAATATTATTACTAACTTTATAGTTGATGTTTATGCTGATGCAGCAGGAATTAAAATGCAACCAAGTAATTTAAAAGTTGTTGCACAGAAAAAAGAAGATAGACAAAATGTTGAGGGTAATAGATCATATACACCAAGACATAATGATTCAAATGGTGAAAAAACAACAACACCAAGAAAAGCAGTTGTAAAAAAAGAAGAAACTAAATAG
- the tsf gene encoding translation elongation factor Ts, with amino-acid sequence MAVTPQLIKELREMTSAGMMDCKKALEATNGNIEEAVVWLRENGLAKAAKKADRVAAEGVSFAKANGNRAIIFEVNSETDFVSKNDKFMSLIENIGNALLESNATSLEEALEVKLASGQTISEACVEATATIGEKIELRRIAAVEGSKLSIYNHANHRISVLLNFDGNISDEDAYNVSMHVAAMSPKYLTESEVPQEFKDQEMHIIKETTDLAGKPENVAENILKGKLNKKIAEITLLDQGFVMDEKQTVGNFVKSKGSSIKQMFRFEVGEGIEKVTTDFAAEVAAQLAGN; translated from the coding sequence ATGGCAGTTACACCACAATTAATTAAAGAACTAAGAGAAATGACTTCTGCTGGAATGATGGACTGTAAAAAAGCTTTAGAAGCTACAAATGGAAACATTGAAGAAGCAGTAGTTTGATTAAGAGAAAATGGTTTAGCAAAAGCAGCAAAAAAAGCTGACAGAGTAGCAGCAGAAGGTGTTTCATTTGCTAAAGCAAATGGAAATAGAGCAATTATATTTGAAGTAAATTCAGAAACTGATTTCGTATCTAAAAATGATAAATTTATGTCATTAATTGAAAATATTGGAAATGCATTATTAGAATCAAATGCAACTTCATTAGAAGAAGCTTTAGAAGTTAAATTAGCATCAGGACAAACAATTAGTGAAGCATGTGTTGAAGCAACAGCAACAATTGGAGAAAAAATTGAATTAAGAAGAATTGCTGCAGTTGAGGGTTCAAAGCTATCAATTTATAACCATGCAAATCATAGAATATCTGTATTATTAAACTTTGATGGAAACATTTCAGACGAAGATGCATATAATGTAAGTATGCACGTAGCTGCTATGTCACCAAAGTACTTAACAGAAAGTGAAGTACCACAAGAATTCAAAGATCAAGAAATGCATATTATTAAAGAAACAACAGACTTAGCTGGTAAACCAGAAAATGTTGCAGAAAATATCTTAAAAGGTAAATTAAACAAAAAAATTGCAGAAATTACTTTATTAGATCAAGGATTTGTAATGGATGAAAAACAAACAGTTGGAAACTTTGTTAAATCAAAAGGTTCAAGTATTAAACAAATGTTTAGATTTGAAGTTGGAGAAGGAATAGAAAAAGTTACAACAGATTTTGCAGCAGAAGTAGCTGCTCAGTTAGCAGGTAATTAA
- a CDS encoding energy-coupled thiamine transporter ThiT produces the protein MNKKLFKTSIILSSLRILLILSLLIWANIAIIESGSNNTNMPINKIITIVICFSLLSFLFIMMNFSLLLNYKFDENNTNIKIILTLSVLTFNIELFIAYVNKVKVLYKPFTFKKWTIFDITSISLLLALYFTVGFVTGLIPPLPFYITLTFKYIPLFFGAFILSLSGCITLCFLAASLTALMPGSYFSFWQFVFDFWLPTFLIFIANFFVPNIKSKKGIFRIALWFAFITIPVIILYFSRVISGVVYWLNPSKLGYDPSKEFDWSNNVGYSFIYNSINTIFDYTLLMLTVPLICESLLPIKERYFSINT, from the coding sequence ATGAATAAAAAATTATTTAAAACTTCAATTATTTTATCTTCGTTAAGAATATTACTCATTTTGTCTTTATTAATTTGAGCAAATATTGCTATTATAGAGTCTGGAAGTAATAATACTAATATGCCAATTAATAAGATAATTACGATAGTAATTTGTTTTAGTTTATTATCTTTTCTATTTATAATGATGAATTTTTCATTATTATTAAATTATAAATTTGATGAAAATAATACGAATATAAAAATAATATTAACTTTATCAGTATTAACTTTTAATATTGAATTATTTATAGCATATGTAAATAAAGTAAAGGTACTTTATAAACCTTTTACTTTTAAAAAATGAACAATCTTTGATATAACATCGATTTCTCTTTTATTAGCACTGTATTTCACTGTGGGATTTGTTACAGGACTAATTCCACCATTGCCATTTTATATAACATTAACTTTTAAATATATACCATTATTTTTTGGAGCATTTATTCTATCTTTATCTGGTTGTATTACATTATGTTTTTTAGCAGCTAGTTTAACTGCTTTAATGCCAGGATCTTATTTTAGCTTCTGACAATTTGTTTTTGATTTTTGATTACCAACTTTTTTAATATTTATAGCAAATTTCTTTGTGCCAAATATTAAGAGTAAAAAAGGAATTTTCAGAATTGCTCTATGATTTGCTTTTATTACAATACCTGTAATAATTTTATATTTCTCTAGAGTAATATCTGGAGTTGTATATTGATTAAATCCATCAAAATTAGGTTATGATCCATCAAAGGAATTTGATTGATCAAATAATGTGGGATACTCATTTATATATAATTCAATTAATACAATTTTTGACTATACTTTATTGATGTTAACTGTACCTTTAATTTGTGAATCACTTTTACCAATTAAAGAGAGATATTTTTCAATAAATACTTAA
- the pyrH gene encoding UMP kinase, with protein MALKFKRVLLKISGEALKGSGDIYDKDKLDEVAKQVIELTKQGLQIGIVIGGGNIWRGKLADTLELFRIEADYMGMLATIMNALAFEATLRKLGFDKVKVYSSLEIKTVTSSYNYRNAREKLDEGYVTIFAGGTGYSYFTTDTGASIRAIEIEADALLMAKNGTKGVYDSDPNTNPEAKFLENLTHNDLVKKNLQVMDSTAAALSRDGKLEIVVFDMNGKDNIIKIANGDLECTVIK; from the coding sequence ATGGCATTAAAATTTAAAAGAGTTTTATTGAAAATATCTGGTGAAGCCTTAAAAGGTAGTGGAGACATCTACGATAAGGATAAATTGGATGAAGTTGCAAAACAAGTTATTGAATTGACAAAGCAAGGATTGCAAATTGGAATTGTTATTGGTGGAGGAAATATTTGAAGAGGAAAACTAGCAGATACTCTTGAATTATTTAGAATTGAAGCTGATTACATGGGAATGCTTGCAACAATTATGAACGCATTAGCATTTGAAGCAACATTAAGAAAATTAGGTTTTGATAAAGTAAAAGTATACTCATCATTAGAAATAAAAACAGTTACAAGTTCATATAACTATAGAAATGCAAGAGAAAAACTTGATGAAGGTTACGTGACAATCTTTGCAGGAGGAACTGGATACAGTTACTTTACAACAGATACTGGAGCAAGTATAAGAGCTATTGAAATTGAAGCAGATGCTTTATTAATGGCAAAAAATGGAACTAAGGGTGTATATGATTCAGATCCAAATACAAATCCAGAAGCAAAATTCTTGGAAAACTTAACTCATAATGATTTAGTTAAAAAAAATCTACAAGTTATGGATTCAACTGCAGCAGCATTGTCTAGAGATGGTAAATTGGAAATAGTCGTCTTTGACATGAATGGAAAAGATAACATTATTAAAATTGCAAATGGTGATTTAGAATGCACTGTGATTAAATAG
- the frr gene encoding ribosome recycling factor: protein MAHEIIELTELNMQEAIDSFKDYLTKVRTGRANANMLNSVMVDFYGTPTPINQTAQISSPEPQQLVIKPYDRTQVGAVVAGINKADLGLNPIGEADLVRINIPALTEEIRKDLVKKMLKELEGFKVRVRNARRDANDKIKKDASIPEDVKKDLENQVQKLTDNYVEMLDKLSKDKENDLMKI, encoded by the coding sequence ATGGCACACGAAATTATTGAATTAACAGAATTAAATATGCAAGAGGCAATAGATAGTTTTAAAGATTATTTAACAAAAGTTAGAACAGGTAGAGCAAATGCAAATATGTTAAATAGTGTTATGGTGGATTTTTATGGAACACCAACACCAATTAATCAAACAGCACAAATCTCATCACCAGAACCTCAACAATTAGTTATTAAACCTTATGACAGAACCCAAGTTGGAGCTGTTGTTGCAGGTATTAATAAAGCAGATTTAGGATTGAATCCAATTGGAGAAGCTGATTTGGTAAGAATTAATATTCCAGCTTTAACAGAAGAAATTAGAAAAGATTTAGTAAAAAAAATGCTAAAAGAATTGGAAGGTTTTAAAGTTAGAGTTAGAAATGCAAGAAGAGATGCTAATGATAAAATTAAAAAAGATGCATCAATTCCAGAAGATGTTAAAAAAGATCTTGAAAATCAAGTTCAAAAATTAACAGATAATTATGTAGAAATGTTAGACAAATTATCAAAAGATAAAGAAAACGATTTAATGAAAATCTAG
- a CDS encoding TGS domain-containing protein — protein sequence MKITLINGEKLYFSEPKTVLEIADSISGGLKVKCVGALVNSDYVVSSYTLIDKNCKLEIITERNKLYYQAINYTAKLVTIFALMELYPDLDSIVQDGINSELEFSVFHNSKKIIKEEDLDKIEQRANEIIERDYKIVLFKESREYFIKEYRKLKVKGNYEKFIQIIEKKYITFPILKMNGEAFFAICATLKSSKDLYKIKLTRLEKVFINNVDNTLIEVQQIFGIAAENEPKLLNIMNQLKNKF from the coding sequence ATGAAAATTACTTTAATAAATGGAGAAAAATTATACTTTTCAGAACCAAAAACGGTTTTAGAAATAGCAGATTCTATTAGTGGTGGATTAAAGGTAAAATGTGTTGGAGCTTTAGTTAATTCTGACTATGTAGTATCAAGTTATACATTAATAGATAAAAATTGTAAATTAGAAATAATAACTGAAAGAAATAAATTATATTATCAAGCAATAAATTATACAGCTAAGCTTGTAACAATTTTTGCTCTAATGGAACTATATCCTGATTTAGATTCTATTGTTCAAGATGGAATAAATTCAGAATTAGAATTCAGTGTATTTCATAATAGTAAAAAAATAATAAAAGAAGAAGACCTTGATAAAATAGAACAAAGGGCTAATGAAATTATAGAAAGAGATTATAAAATTGTTCTATTCAAAGAAAGTAGAGAGTATTTTATTAAAGAATATAGAAAATTAAAGGTTAAGGGTAACTATGAAAAGTTTATACAAATTATAGAAAAAAAATATATAACTTTTCCAATATTAAAAATGAATGGCGAAGCTTTTTTTGCAATTTGTGCTACTTTAAAAAGTTCAAAAGATTTATATAAAATTAAATTAACTAGATTAGAAAAGGTATTTATAAATAATGTGGATAATACTCTAATAGAGGTTCAACAAATTTTTGGAATTGCAGCTGAAAATGAGCCTAAATTATTGAATATAATGAATCAACTTAAAAATAAATTTTAA